From the genome of Thermococcus chitonophagus, one region includes:
- the truD gene encoding tRNA pseudouridine(13) synthase TruD: MRYLSETPGIGGRIKVYPEDFIVREVLPSSIFKGGKCRIYLLKKRNWETMAAIKEIAKRIGIHYSEIGFAGTKDRHAVTYQYISICRDVDLAQVRIADIEIKFVGYGRPLRLGLLLGNWFKIRVRDAERPELIKDIITELKNKGGFPNYFGVQRFGEKRSVNHIVGRLLLEGKYEEAAEVFLGYPGEGMEGDEARRKFLETKDVDLALKEFPKFLRYERAMLYKYKETKSWKKAFLVLPRPILRIFIHAFQAYLFNLYLSRRIEGGLPLNEALPGDIVVQIKRGIPLRTRTYRVTETNVDFVNSKIKKGEAMVSGPIFGYSMRKAEGIPGKLEKEILEEAGISLEAFKKLPKPLREPGGRRELIIKPRKFAYRIEGNDVVFRFFLPKGVYATSVLREFMKIRALSPLPCR; the protein is encoded by the coding sequence ATGAGGTACCTAAGCGAGACCCCAGGAATAGGAGGAAGGATAAAAGTCTATCCCGAGGATTTCATAGTCCGGGAAGTCTTACCTTCATCGATTTTTAAGGGTGGAAAGTGCAGGATATACCTTCTGAAGAAGAGAAATTGGGAGACCATGGCAGCCATAAAGGAAATAGCGAAGAGAATTGGCATTCACTATTCTGAGATCGGCTTCGCGGGAACAAAGGATAGGCATGCTGTAACCTACCAGTACATAAGCATCTGCAGGGATGTTGACCTTGCTCAGGTCAGGATTGCGGATATAGAAATAAAGTTCGTTGGATATGGTAGGCCACTTAGGCTTGGCCTTCTCCTGGGCAACTGGTTTAAGATAAGGGTTAGGGATGCGGAAAGGCCAGAATTAATTAAAGACATAATTACAGAATTAAAGAATAAAGGGGGCTTTCCCAACTACTTCGGAGTTCAGAGGTTCGGCGAGAAGAGGAGCGTCAACCATATAGTTGGTAGGTTGTTGCTTGAGGGGAAGTACGAGGAGGCGGCTGAGGTCTTCCTGGGTTATCCTGGGGAAGGCATGGAGGGAGACGAGGCAAGAAGGAAATTCCTGGAGACGAAAGACGTTGATCTGGCCCTCAAGGAATTCCCCAAGTTCCTGAGGTACGAGAGGGCAATGCTTTACAAGTACAAGGAGACGAAAAGCTGGAAGAAGGCCTTTCTGGTTCTTCCAAGGCCAATATTGAGGATCTTTATCCATGCATTTCAGGCTTACCTATTCAACTTATACCTCTCGAGGAGAATCGAAGGAGGGTTGCCGTTAAATGAGGCTCTCCCAGGGGATATAGTCGTTCAGATCAAGCGTGGAATACCCCTCAGAACGAGAACTTACAGGGTGACGGAAACCAATGTAGACTTCGTGAACTCAAAGATAAAGAAGGGAGAAGCGATGGTTTCCGGGCCGATCTTTGGCTACTCTATGAGAAAAGCTGAAGGCATCCCAGGAAAACTCGAAAAGGAAATCTTGGAAGAGGCAGGAATTAGCCTTGAGGCGTTTAAAAAGCTTCCAAAACCGCTGAGGGAGCCTGGAGGTAGGAGGGAACTCATAATAAAGCCGAGAAAATTTGCGTATAGGATCGAGGGAAATGACGTCGTGTTCAGGTTCTTCCTGCCCAAAGGTGTTTACGCGACGAGCGTTCTCAGGGAATTTATGAAAATTAGAGCTCTATCCCCTTTACCTTGTCGCTGA